The following is a genomic window from Geminicoccaceae bacterium.
ATCCCCGCATCGGCACCATCGTCCCGGACGATCTGGCCATCGTCGCCCAGGCCGCACCGGGAACACGTCTGCGCTTTCACCTCGTCGACCCGGTCGCTGCCCTCGCCGACTACCGCCGGCAGCGCCGGGAAGAGGCCGACCTCCGCTACAAGGTCGAACCGCTCATCCGCGACCCGGCAGCCATGCGCGACCTGCTGGGCTATCAACTGATCAGCGGCGCCACCGCCGGCGATGATCCAGGCTAGAAGCCTTTCCCGTTCGGATGGCAATCCCATCCGGATGGGAAAACGCCGGCTTCAGTCAGCCGCGGGCAACCGACGACTCGCTGGCACTACCTCCATCGTCTCCTGTCGGCACCCGATGCCGATTGCGGATGGCACCGACGATGACAAAGACCCAGATGGTGATGGTGATGACTCCAAGGACGGCAGCAATGGGACGCTCGAAAAAGGCCAGAAGGTTGCCATCGGCCTTGATCATGCTCTGCATGAAATTGCGCTCGATCATCGAACCCAGGACAAGACCGAGGATCGCCGGGGCAACGGGAAAGCCGTTCTCCTCCATGACAAAGGCGATCACGCCCAGGACCAGCATGATCGTGACGCCGGCAACGGTGTTGTTGATGGCAAAGGCGCCGATCATGCACAGCATGAGAATGATCGGCATCAGCACCTCGCGCGGCACCTTGAGCATCTGCCCATAGAACTTGATCGCCAGCCAGCCGATCGGCAACAGCAGGAGATTGGCGACGAAGAAGGTCATGAACACGGCGTAGAGCAGTTCGGGATGGGTTATCATCACCATCGGCCCGGGATTCATTCCCTTCATGTACAGAATGCCGATGACAATCGCAGTGACCGTATCACCCGGTATGCCGAAGACGAGCGCCGGCACCCAGGCGCCACCAAGACTCGCATTGTTGGCGGCCCCCGCATCGACAAGCCCCTCGACATGCCCGCTGCCGAAACGCTCCGGCTCGCGGCTGGCCTTCTTCGAGATCGCGTAGGTCACCCAGGCTGCGATGTCGGCGCCAGCCCCCGGCAGAATGCCGATCAGCGTGCCGATCAGGCTTCCACGAACGAGGCCCGCCTTGTAGCGGCGGATGGACTTCAGCCCCGATGCGAAGATCGCCCCGGATGCCTGGCTGACCGTTGACACCTTTTCCCGTCCGCCGGTCGTTCCCAGTGCCCAGCGCAGGACCTCGGAGACGGCAAACATGCCGATCATGGCGGGAATGAAGCTCACCCCGCCCATGAGTTCGGTCGACCCCATGGTAAAACGCGGCTGGCCGGCCATGATATCGATGCCGATGGTCGAGATGAACAATCCCAGGAACAACGAAATCAGCCCCTTGACCGGCCGGCCGGTCGAGACGAAGGCAGCACAGGTGAGTCCGAACGTGGCCAGCCAGAAATATTCGAACGTCGAGAAGCTGAGCGCGATCTCGGCCAGCATCGGTGCCGTGAAGGCGAGTATGGTAGCTCCTACCATTCCGCCGATGACGGCGCAGACGAGCCCGGTCCCCAGACCGACATTGGCCTTGCCCTGCAAGGTCAGCTTGTGGGCATCGTCGACATAGGCGGCCGAGGCGGGCGTGCCGGGAATGCGCATCAGGGCACCCGGCAGATCGCCGGCAAAGATCGCCATGGCTGTCGTCGAGACGATGGCCGCAAGCGCGGGAATCGGATCCATGAAAAAGGTAACCGGCACCAGAAGCGCGGTCGCCAGGGTCGCCGTCAGGCCCGGCATGGCCCCGACAAAGACGCCGAACAGGCCGGCCGCGACCATGACGAACAGGACATAGGGATCGGCGACGAGAGCAATGGCCGCCAGCAGTGTGTCGATCATGGCATCACCAGGGCATCGATGGCAGGACATGTCCCTGCGGCAGGGGAACGAGCAGCATCGACCGGAATACCCAGTCGGAGACCAGTGAAAAGACCAGCGAGATCAGGACGGATGACAGCCACGCACCGCGACGGAACCGGACCATCAGGAGTCCTGTGGTCAAAAGGGAGACAAGTACAAAACCGAGTTTTCCGACCAGCAGTATAAATACCAGAATGGAG
Proteins encoded in this region:
- a CDS encoding tripartite tricarboxylate transporter permease — encoded protein: MIDTLLAAIALVADPYVLFVMVAAGLFGVFVGAMPGLTATLATALLVPVTFFMDPIPALAAIVSTTAMAIFAGDLPGALMRIPGTPASAAYVDDAHKLTLQGKANVGLGTGLVCAVIGGMVGATILAFTAPMLAEIALSFSTFEYFWLATFGLTCAAFVSTGRPVKGLISLFLGLFISTIGIDIMAGQPRFTMGSTELMGGVSFIPAMIGMFAVSEVLRWALGTTGGREKVSTVSQASGAIFASGLKSIRRYKAGLVRGSLIGTLIGILPGAGADIAAWVTYAISKKASREPERFGSGHVEGLVDAGAANNASLGGAWVPALVFGIPGDTVTAIVIGILYMKGMNPGPMVMITHPELLYAVFMTFFVANLLLLPIGWLAIKFYGQMLKVPREVLMPIILMLCMIGAFAINNTVAGVTIMLVLGVIAFVMEENGFPVAPAILGLVLGSMIERNFMQSMIKADGNLLAFFERPIAAVLGVITITIWVFVIVGAIRNRHRVPTGDDGGSASESSVARG